TCTGCTGTTTCAGTAGTCGTAAGTTTGTCATCCTTGGTAGGGTCGCTGCCGCCAAAGACGCCTTGCATTTCTTCGAGAGAGTAGTTGGAGGTCTATTCCTTGTGAGCAGATTCATCAGTAATCCAGAGTGGGGCATAAGACGCACCTCCTTCaagaaaatgaatgaatataCGACGATCGCGTAGTTGAAGATCGCAAACATAAGAAACATCCTCCATCCGATATTTTCAATCGCATGCGGAGTCACCTGCGACAtcatgaagttgaagagccATTGTGAGGCTGCGCCGACGGTCACACCGATCTCACGAGTGCGACTCGAAAAAATCTCTCCGACGTATAGCCAGGGAAGAGGACCCCAGGACATGTTGAAACTGAATGCTTCACAATATGTCATGATGATCATGGCGATTCCCGCTGGCGAGGCGTTTCCGGTGTCGCTGGAGCTGGTTGGATGTGTGGCCAAGATGCAGGCAATGATGAGCATAAACGACCCCATCGCGGCAGCACCAACCATGAACGGCCATCGCCGACCGATGCGATCCATAACGAAAATCTGGAAGACCGAGACACCGACTACTTTAACCACACCGAAGAAGCCAGTCACCAGCTTGCTGGAGTTTCCTGCACCCacggcggagaagatctgAGTGGCATAGTAAGCCAGGGACGTGTTTCCCGTAAGTTGCGCCGCTAGCTGAATCGTAAAGGCGATGAACAATCGATAGCGATTTGCGGGAAGCAGCAGTTCCCGGAAGGTGAACCCTTGCTTGATTCGAGCTTCCTCCTCAATACCAGCCAGAATTTCATCAAATTCTTGCTGGAGCTCCGCAGTTTCTTCCCCACCTCGTACCCATTTGAGAGACTCTCTAGCCTTATCAATTTTGCCCTTGGAGGCGAGCCATCGAGCGCTCTCTTTAACTGTGCACATaccgaagaggagaagggacgAGGGGAGAAGCTGCAGGCCCAGTGCGATCTGCCATTGTTTTGTTGCGGATGGCTGGTCTATCGACACAGCGTACGTGACCCAATAGGCGACCATGACTCCCAAAGCGAAGAACAACTGGAAGCAAGACCCGAGTCGGCCACGTAGATCCTTGGGAGACATTTCAGCCGCATACACTGGAATCAGCACCGTTGCGGCACCAATGCCGAGACCAGCTATCACTCGGCCAGCGTAGAACGTGCCCAGAGTATGCGAGTTGACGACCTGCAAGATGGTACCGACGGTGAAGACAAGGGAACTGATGATGAGGCCGAGCCGGCGGCCTAGGTAGGATGCGATGGGTGTGGTGAAGAAGCAGCCGAAAAAGGCGCCTGCTTGGAGGATCGAAACGGCATTGGAGTTGACCGAGGTTTTCTGAGCGACCGTGTATCCGAAGTCATTTTGGAAAGAGGTCAGCGTAAGAACACCGCCTGGCCATTGTCTGGTTAGCTCGTCGTTGCATATAACAAATGATAAAGGTGCGCAGCGTACTAATGACACCGGTGTCGAATGCAAAGGCGAAAGAGCCCATGCAACTAGCAGACACCAGATAGATAGCTCGAAAGAGGCCCAATTTCCGACCCATTGTGAGAAAGACTGGTCCTCAAAGCGACCGCTTTCGGTGCGGGTTAGGAGCAGTGAGAGCCGATTTGGGAAGTAAGGGGGACAGAGAGCCAGATAACCTGTCAGTGCCAGCACTGATATTTAAGACGA
The window above is part of the Aspergillus luchuensis IFO 4308 DNA, chromosome 8, nearly complete sequence genome. Proteins encoded here:
- a CDS encoding putative MFS sugar transporter (COG:G;~EggNog:ENOG410PFRN;~InterPro:IPR005829,IPR005828,IPR003663,IPR036259, IPR020846;~PFAM:PF00083,PF07690;~TransMembrane:12 (i12-38o58-77i84-102o108-132i144-165o177-198i263-287o302-323i330-352o364-383i404-423o435-454i);~go_component: GO:0016020 - membrane [Evidence IEA];~go_component: GO:0016021 - integral component of membrane [Evidence IEA];~go_function: GO:0022857 - transmembrane transporter activity [Evidence IEA];~go_process: GO:0055085 - transmembrane transport [Evidence IEA]), which encodes MGRKLGLFRAIYLVSASCMGSFAFAFDTGVISGVLTLTSFQNDFGYTVAQKTSVNSNAVSILQAGAFFGCFFTTPIASYLGRRLGLIISSLVFTVGTILQVVNSHTLGTFYAGRVIAGLGIGAATVLIPVYAAEMSPKDLRGRLGSCFQLFFALGVMVAYWVTYAVSIDQPSATKQWQIALGLQLLPSSLLLFGMCTVKESARWLASKGKIDKARESLKWVRGGEETAELQQEFDEILAGIEEEARIKQGFTFRELLLPANRYRLFIAFTIQLAAQLTGNTSLAYYATQIFSAVGAGNSSKLVTGFFGVVKVVGVSVFQIFVMDRIGRRWPFMVGAAAMGSFMLIIACILATHPTSSSDTGNASPAGIAMIIMTYCEAFSFNMSWGPLPWLYVGEIFSSRTREIGVTVGAASQWLFNFMMSQVTPHAIENIGWRMFLMFAIFNYAIVVYSFIFLKETSNYSLEEMQGVFGGSDPTKDDKLTTTETADKTHTSEVEDNQGTSSATPKEG